From the Spiroplasma alleghenense genome, one window contains:
- a CDS encoding MOLPALP family lipoprotein — protein sequence MKKLLAILGTLTISISSSSSVIACQTLNKVSKVSKEVKSLAEVFSYYGRALILNQEENINLNYTMDQYKGSKADDLLKNYKGNSSTSFNQVLNSTFGKGTNFNNFINDTNGDNNVKNNKGSKPQSSISTTFAGLVSTALIVFGGGFNQRTASTLTTILTSDAIGSALGESAYKTISGILSISNINVLNEIFDFSELEGKTQQFAIHYSINQITLALARLTKTSIQYDGKNDLTSTTPINKKGDNATTILTNIINGLIDGSKKISLQDGDLIYIISKIGNALLVILKHLESYSEYCNLDVTQVTDSDHIFSQKDKNLVVLNKVRNSNFDASGHLDFEKISNVLQSFFPDPETDVNGYGLQKLFSILLQVEDKKTYTISISDTIIGRGTRVAGFTPIINALANSIAKIASEKANPIVNKAVNKTVTCLFDSLSTQGELIISSNIVKIINGIAPGLGTLAANNVRFIYQNLWSGKLIPTLFGLLKLDIPSGKEANFANLRSLLSNKISEITEVFKTNLPLELIFLQDSRLTDIFKKFANNYNTKGKSNLNINKIKNLLDPLKDEYFIYNALDQQINDQGKLDNNFKVQTLPALIKLNMNKGWYLKNAKNPGSKILVNDLLGMPKLASEGFVSGSFYEKLEDLLKNDKSKNDYTANTIKDTMSGLQYVFEKTNKKAAALEKDVYLPLVFSNSFKFKEISARNYLVGERPEIDFVLRYDKGKTSSRGAQKQYVDYRFVFIQRDPLNETIENSSLWTIKSIHRI from the coding sequence ATGAAAAAATTATTAGCAATTTTAGGCACTTTAACAATTTCAATTAGTAGTTCAAGTTCTGTGATAGCCTGTCAAACTTTAAATAAAGTTAGTAAGGTTAGTAAAGAAGTTAAGTCTCTAGCTGAAGTTTTTAGTTACTACGGAAGAGCACTTATCCTAAACCAAGAAGAAAATATTAACTTAAACTATACAATGGATCAATATAAAGGTTCAAAAGCAGATGATTTACTTAAAAATTATAAAGGTAATTCAAGCACTAGCTTCAACCAAGTCTTAAATTCAACCTTTGGTAAAGGAACCAATTTTAATAATTTTATTAATGATACCAATGGAGATAATAATGTAAAAAATAATAAGGGTTCTAAGCCCCAAAGTAGTATTTCAACAACCTTTGCAGGACTGGTAAGTACTGCTTTAATTGTTTTTGGTGGTGGATTTAACCAGAGAACAGCTAGTACTCTAACAACAATTCTAACAAGCGATGCCATAGGAAGTGCATTAGGTGAATCTGCATATAAAACAATTAGTGGTATTTTATCAATAAGTAATATTAACGTCTTAAATGAAATATTTGATTTTAGTGAACTAGAGGGTAAAACTCAGCAATTTGCGATTCATTATTCAATTAATCAAATTACCTTAGCTTTAGCTCGTCTAACCAAAACAAGTATTCAATATGATGGTAAAAATGATTTAACATCAACTACCCCTATCAATAAAAAAGGTGACAACGCAACAACTATTTTAACTAATATTATTAACGGATTAATTGATGGATCTAAAAAAATAAGCTTGCAAGATGGTGATTTAATTTACATTATTTCTAAAATTGGTAATGCACTTTTAGTTATTTTAAAACACTTGGAATCCTATTCTGAATATTGTAATTTGGATGTAACCCAAGTAACTGATTCGGATCACATTTTTAGTCAAAAGGATAAAAATTTAGTAGTTTTAAACAAAGTGAGAAACTCTAACTTTGATGCTAGTGGTCATTTAGATTTTGAAAAAATTTCTAATGTATTGCAAAGTTTCTTCCCAGATCCAGAAACAGATGTTAATGGTTATGGTTTACAAAAATTATTTTCAATTTTACTCCAAGTTGAAGATAAGAAGACTTACACAATTTCCATTTCAGATACAATTATAGGTAGAGGTACTAGAGTTGCGGGATTTACACCAATTATAAACGCCTTAGCAAATTCAATAGCAAAAATAGCTAGTGAAAAGGCTAATCCAATAGTTAACAAAGCTGTCAATAAAACCGTTACTTGTTTATTTGATTCTTTATCTACCCAAGGTGAACTTATTATTTCATCAAACATTGTTAAAATAATTAACGGTATTGCCCCAGGATTAGGAACTTTGGCCGCAAATAATGTCAGATTTATCTATCAAAACTTATGATCAGGAAAATTAATACCCACCCTGTTTGGATTATTAAAACTAGATATTCCATCAGGAAAAGAAGCAAATTTTGCTAACCTAAGATCGCTTTTAAGTAACAAAATTAGTGAGATCACTGAAGTATTTAAAACAAACTTACCTTTAGAACTAATTTTCTTGCAAGACTCTAGACTTACAGATATTTTTAAAAAGTTCGCAAATAACTACAATACCAAAGGTAAAAGTAATTTAAATATTAATAAAATTAAAAACTTATTAGATCCTTTAAAAGATGAGTACTTTATTTATAATGCTCTAGATCAACAAATTAACGATCAAGGTAAATTGGATAATAATTTTAAAGTTCAAACCCTACCAGCTTTAATTAAGTTAAACATGAATAAAGGTTGATATTTAAAAAATGCTAAAAATCCTGGAAGTAAGATTTTGGTTAATGATTTATTAGGAATGCCTAAATTAGCTAGCGAAGGCTTTGTAAGTGGTTCATTTTATGAAAAATTAGAAGATTTGCTTAAAAATGATAAATCAAAAAATGATTACACAGCTAACACAATTAAAGATACGATGTCTGGACTACAATATGTTTTTGAGAAAACAAATAAAAAAGCTGCCGCTTTAGAAAAAGATGTTTACCTTCCATTAGTTTTTTCAAATTCATTTAAGTTTAAAGAAATATCTGCTAGAAATTATTTAGTTGGCGAAAGACCCGAAATTGATTTTGTTCTTCGTTACGATAAAGGAAAAACATCTTCTAGAGGAGCCCAAAAACAATATGTTGATTATAGATTCGTTTTCATTCAACGAGACCCATTAAATGAAACAATTGAAAATTCATCATTGTGAACAATTAAAAGTATTCATAGAATTTAA